The following proteins are encoded in a genomic region of Toxotes jaculatrix isolate fToxJac2 chromosome 3, fToxJac2.pri, whole genome shotgun sequence:
- the ninj1 gene encoding ninjurin-1, whose amino-acid sequence MATENLEMNGDADRNGEAEVPLRGRSRRQQGPLNMNHYANKKSAAESMLDVALLMANASQLKAVLEQGPEFTFYVPLITLISISLILQIVVGVMLIFIVKWNLNDESMHYKLNIMENVATAFVFVIVVVNVFITAFGVQRPSPSA is encoded by the exons ATGGCTACGGAAAACTTGGAAATGAACGGTGATGCTGACCGAAACGGCGAGGCGGAG gtACCGCTGCGAGGCCGGTCGAGGAGGCAACAGGGACCCCTGAACATGAACCATTATGCCAACAAGAAGAGCGCAGCAGAGAGCATGCTGGACGTGGCTTTGCTGATGGCTAATGCCTCACAGCTGAAGGCTGTGCTGGAACAAGGACCAGAATTCACCTTCTATGTGCCCCTCATTACTCTCATTAGCATCTCTCTCATCCTACAAATTGTGGTGGGAGTTATGCTCATCTTCATTG TTAAGTGGAACCTGAATGACGAAAGCATGCACTACAAGCTGAACATCATGGAAAATGTGGCCACAGCCTTTGTCTTTGTAATAGTGGTAGTCAACGTCTTCATCACTGCCTTCGGTGTCCAGCGGCCCAGCCCAAGTGCCTAA
- the card19 gene encoding caspase recruitment domain family, member 19 has product MGDSFQEQLIEDSAFLKADRRLDTELVDKLILQLNRIYPQILTDKEATKFRNLDVPTSFRLGELLTHLQGKGEEACKEFYRALHLHVEEVYYSLPTRLRLRDSLDPFTYPRAPKQRYVLNDKGPLFFLGCFSVAVGMALLYYYGEAKVTGGSRALGMAALGLKKKAQEVLIWYTEESLMS; this is encoded by the exons ATGGGAG ACAGTTTTCAGGAGCAGCTAATAGAGGACAGCGCCTTCCTCAAAGCTGACCGGAGACTGGACACAGAGCTGGTGGACAAACTCATCCTGCAGCTCAACAGAATCTACCCACAGATCCTCACAGATAAGGAGGCCACCAAA TTCCGAAATTTGGACGTGCCCACTAGTTTTCGACTGGGTGAACTCCTGACACATCTGCAAGGGAAAGGCGAGGAAGCATGCAAGGAGTTTTACAGAGCTCTGCACTTGCATGTAGAGGAGGTATACTACAGCTTGCCCACACGGCTCCGCCTGAGAG ATTCCTTGGATCCATTTACATATCCACGTGCTCCCAAACAGAGATATGTTCTGAACGACAAAG GTCCCCTCTTTTTCCTGGGAtgtttcagtgttgctgttggAATGGCTTTACTCTATTATTATGGTG aAGCTAAAGTGACGGGAGGCAGTCGGGCCCTCGGGATGGCTGCTCtgggcctgaaaaaaaaagctcaggaGGTTCTTATTTGGTACACTGAAGAAAGCCTCATGAGTTAG